The following coding sequences are from one Aeromicrobium duanguangcaii window:
- a CDS encoding HAD family hydrolase has product MEDVDWTDYDAALFDLDGVITPTARVHQMAWARMFTDFLQGHRDVDPYTEADYFAYVDGKPRYEGVASFLASRGLELPYGDPSDDPSAETVCALGNRKNDYFSDVLRTDGVQAYPGSVALLDALEKRGVKSALVSSSRNARPVLEAAGLSDRFEVVVDGEVAAAEHIAGKPRPDTFVTAAERLGVPTTRSVVLEDAVSGVQAGAAGDFGLVIGVDRGAGADVLLEHGADVVVSDLAELL; this is encoded by the coding sequence CTGGAAGACGTGGACTGGACCGACTATGACGCTGCGTTGTTCGATCTCGACGGAGTGATCACCCCGACCGCTCGCGTGCACCAGATGGCCTGGGCACGGATGTTCACCGACTTCCTGCAGGGTCATCGCGACGTCGATCCCTACACGGAGGCGGACTACTTCGCCTACGTCGACGGCAAGCCGCGCTACGAGGGGGTCGCGTCCTTCCTCGCGTCCCGCGGGCTCGAGCTGCCGTACGGCGACCCCTCCGACGATCCCTCGGCCGAGACGGTCTGCGCTCTCGGCAACCGCAAGAACGACTACTTCTCCGACGTGCTGCGCACCGACGGCGTCCAGGCGTACCCGGGCTCCGTCGCCCTGCTCGACGCGCTCGAGAAGCGTGGCGTGAAGTCGGCGCTGGTGTCGAGCTCGCGCAATGCGCGCCCCGTCCTGGAGGCGGCCGGTCTCTCCGACCGCTTCGAGGTCGTCGTCGACGGCGAGGTCGCCGCCGCCGAGCACATCGCCGGCAAGCCGAGACCCGACACCTTCGTCACCGCCGCCGAGAGGCTCGGCGTTCCCACGACCCGCTCGGTCGTCCTGGAGGACGCGGTCTCGGGCGTGCAGGCCGGCGCCGCCGGCGACTTCGGGTTGGTGATCGGCGTCGATCGAGGCGCCGGCGCCGACGTCCTGCTCGAGCACGGCGCGGACGTCGTCGTCTCCGACCTGGCGGAGCTGCTGTGA
- a CDS encoding rhodanese-like domain-containing protein, translated as MTDHTPARFTPAEVPDPVPAEWIVLDVREPFEWARGHLPDAVHIPLGDLPARVDELDPQRPVLVVCHLGQRSAHAAAWLNHVGREAINLEGGMDAWEAAGRTIVP; from the coding sequence ATGACCGATCACACACCGGCCCGGTTCACCCCTGCCGAGGTGCCCGATCCGGTCCCGGCGGAGTGGATCGTGCTCGACGTCCGCGAGCCGTTCGAGTGGGCTCGGGGGCATCTGCCCGACGCGGTTCACATCCCGCTCGGCGACCTGCCGGCCCGGGTCGACGAGCTCGATCCGCAGCGTCCCGTCCTGGTCGTGTGTCACCTCGGCCAGCGCTCGGCGCATGCCGCCGCGTGGCTGAACCACGTGGGCCGCGAGGCGATCAACCTCGAGGGCGGAATGGACGCGTGGGAGGCGGCGGGCCGCACGATCGTGCCCTGA
- a CDS encoding DUF5926 family protein — translation MGKKSRRTKPAKQRMPFVARTFEGLPSEGDWVALREFVPSATATVGLRDGGTVRICSLLPGAGAGLVRPDGEIWVGLQVMHNHGDISRDLAHVIEVARETEPGTPIRMTAPGVGARLQDLIDPDSDFEVELHDGFDWWLVEEDRDSSAAAAALEEANATVAPTTKLTATDSAYVTDMGDHAYLRWIMLDDEGPLLDAFARLRAAGTDSLGEGTELIGIFRAHGLLVPVWEVDGVGAEELDAAVPDFVAVLDEAKGRTDELSSEERTARRELISRQVTIR, via the coding sequence ATGGGCAAGAAGTCGAGGCGTACCAAGCCGGCCAAGCAGCGCATGCCGTTCGTCGCGCGCACCTTCGAGGGATTGCCGTCCGAGGGCGACTGGGTCGCCCTGCGTGAGTTCGTGCCGTCCGCCACGGCGACGGTCGGCCTGCGCGACGGCGGCACCGTGCGGATCTGCTCGCTGCTGCCCGGCGCCGGCGCCGGGCTCGTCCGTCCCGACGGCGAGATCTGGGTGGGCCTGCAGGTCATGCACAATCACGGCGACATCAGCCGCGACCTGGCCCACGTCATCGAGGTCGCCCGCGAGACCGAGCCCGGCACCCCGATCCGCATGACGGCGCCCGGCGTCGGTGCGCGACTGCAGGACCTCATCGATCCCGACAGCGACTTCGAGGTCGAGCTGCACGACGGCTTCGACTGGTGGCTCGTCGAGGAGGACCGCGACTCCTCCGCCGCCGCGGCCGCCCTCGAGGAGGCCAACGCCACCGTCGCGCCCACCACGAAGCTGACGGCCACCGACTCGGCGTACGTCACGGACATGGGCGACCACGCCTACCTGCGCTGGATCATGCTCGACGACGAGGGCCCGCTGCTGGACGCCTTCGCCCGCCTGCGCGCGGCCGGCACGGACTCGCTCGGCGAGGGCACCGAGCTGATCGGGATCTTCCGGGCGCACGGACTGCTCGTGCCGGTGTGGGAGGTCGACGGTGTCGGAGCCGAGGAGCTCGACGCGGCGGTGCCCGATTTCGTCGCCGTCCTGGACGAGGCGAAGGGCCGCACCGACGAGCTCAGCAGCGAGGAGCGGACCGCGCGGCGCGAGCTGATCAGCCGTCAGGTCACCATCCGCTGA
- a CDS encoding ATP-binding protein gives MVRLPFESSTPGIARTKLAAFLTLNRIDLPMIDNALIVLSEMIANAVAHGTPDQDGTMEIAWSIDDGLLNLSVRDAGRCAEMVPRPFDEDSLGGRGLSIISRVADKWSVDLTRGTCVRAELALA, from the coding sequence GTGGTGCGACTGCCATTCGAGTCTTCCACCCCGGGCATCGCCCGCACGAAGCTGGCCGCCTTCCTGACCCTCAATCGCATCGATCTGCCGATGATCGACAACGCCCTGATCGTGCTCAGCGAGATGATCGCCAACGCCGTCGCGCACGGCACGCCCGACCAGGACGGCACGATGGAGATCGCCTGGAGCATCGACGACGGCCTGCTGAACCTCAGCGTCCGTGATGCCGGCCGCTGCGCCGAGATGGTGCCCCGCCCGTTCGACGAGGACTCCCTCGGCGGCCGCGGCCTCTCGATCATCAGCCGGGTGGCCGACAAGTGGTCGGTCGACCTGACCCGCGGCACCTGCGTGCGCGCCGAGCTCGCGCTGGCCTGA
- a CDS encoding TetR/AcrR family transcriptional regulator has protein sequence MSKSATQLRRERTLLSITRCARELTQEHGLDGFTMDQLAERAGVSRRTLFNYVPGKIDAVLGPEHEIDPALWEAFLAGGPTGRLLVDVLEILRATLAADAPDPAEVDAVRRVLHSDPRLITAVHERFVEKSRVLSEAITRREGQALDPLVMRLLSASVVAMCDAALDEALATPTRTVAECLDLTFDAMSSLFEPPRD, from the coding sequence GTGTCAAAGAGTGCAACGCAGCTGCGTCGGGAGCGGACGCTCCTGAGCATCACGCGGTGCGCGCGCGAGCTGACGCAGGAGCACGGGCTCGACGGATTCACCATGGACCAGCTGGCCGAGCGGGCGGGCGTCTCGCGACGCACCCTGTTCAACTACGTGCCGGGCAAGATCGATGCGGTGCTCGGCCCCGAGCACGAGATCGACCCTGCACTGTGGGAGGCGTTCCTGGCCGGCGGTCCGACGGGCCGGCTCCTGGTCGACGTGCTGGAGATCCTGCGCGCGACGCTGGCGGCCGACGCCCCGGATCCCGCGGAGGTCGACGCCGTCCGGCGCGTCCTGCACAGCGACCCGCGATTGATCACCGCCGTGCACGAGCGCTTCGTCGAGAAGTCGCGCGTGCTGTCGGAGGCGATCACCCGGCGCGAGGGCCAGGCCCTCGATCCCCTCGTCATGCGTCTGCTGAGCGCCTCGGTCGTCGCGATGTGCGACGCCGCGCTCGACGAGGCTCTCGCCACCCCCACCCGGACGGTCGCGGAATGCCTCGACCTCACCTTCGACGCGATGAGCTCTCTGTTCGAGCCTCCTCGCGACTGA